The following proteins come from a genomic window of Bactrocera dorsalis isolate Fly_Bdor chromosome 6, ASM2337382v1, whole genome shotgun sequence:
- the LOC105223309 gene encoding polycomb protein PHO isoform X2, whose translation MSQSNILCEVEQTDSMEEVIDREHFTNINVNAVSVGYPQFGILVRSDQYEEEIASKNEDPQDIVTQNIKDVFKSESIVIHSDSHLPNNHKKTADDHSLNSNLFVESTVPMIATPSPLTVISTRKRGPVIKQLNPLTLSSNVGYQMSTIGAQHGDQHHRGEFRNNVALFNQREKYINKYELPQLHSAGGVTTSTCNTVCYKPVEIMEEPAKPRRWEQKQVQIKTMEGEFSVTMWASGNSDDDISNPDHEADYQDFISCEEQEVDEDCNIPDPVQGFVSTINSNDFQQEHLFHRQLIIQQHELHSSQVLVRNTVDSGDVSNPADDRCDTNASTLIGLDISPHPQLSEYAGPSNVDNKLRFKKTVANNKADTYVTSDEENAKNVVLPISRTAVLAAPLIHPANTAVITVASMNSGSLSNALPVSVVVQQNPQVVSTSPPPLSYSNKINTASESNCNGPGEKRIACPQKGCYKFFRDNSAMRKHLHTHGPRVHVCAECGKAFVESSKLKRHQLVHTGEKPFQCTFEGCGKRFSLDFNLRTHVRIHTGDRPYVCPFDGCNKKFAQSTNLKSHILTHAKTKRSSLGGSCSNVNNDSSSPAQLATQNLIKVEMNEIDSNSSYVVYTD comes from the exons ATGTCTCAGTCAAACATACTCTGTGAGGTGGAGCAGACCGATTCAATGGAGGAAGTAATCGATCGTGAACACTTCACTAATATTAATGTAAATGCAGTTAGTGTTGGATACCCACAATTTGGAATTCTAGTCAGAAGTGATCAATATGAAGaagaaattgcttcaaaaaatgAAGATCCTCAGGATATTGTGACGCAAAATATCAAAGACG taTTTAAAAGTGAAAGTATAGTGATACATTCTGATTCCCACCTGCCCAATAATCATAAGAAAACTGCAGACGACCATTCCTTAAATAGTAATCTGTTTGTGGAATCGACTGTACCAATGATTGCAACTCCTAGCCCACTAACAGTAATATCTACACG GAAACGAGGACCTGTAATTAAGCAACTCAACCCACTTACATTGAGCAGTAATGTAGGTTATCAAATGAGTACAATTGGTGCACAACATGGTGATCAACATCATAGAGGTGAATTTAGGAACAATGTGGCATTATTTAATCAACGTGAAAAGTACATTAATAAGTATGAACTGCCACAATTGCATTCCGCTGGCGGGGTAACCACAAGTACATGTAATACTGTATGCTACAAACCTGTAGAAATAATGGAGGAACCTGCTAAACCACGTCGTTGGGAGCAGAAGCAAGTGCAAATAAAAACGATGGAAGGAGAATTTAGTGTAACCATGTGGGCTTCCGGGAATTCCGACGACGACATTTCAAATCCAGATCATGAGGCAGATTATCAAGATTTTATATCTTGTGAGGAACAAGAAGTGGATGAAGACTGTAACATTCCTGATCCTGTACAGGGATTTGTGTCTACTATCAATAGTAATGATTTCCAACAAGAGCACTTATTTCATAGGCAATTAATCATACAGCAACACGAGCTGCACTCCTCCCAAGTTTTGGTTCGGAATACAGTCGATTCTGGAGATGTATCAAATCCTGCAGATGATAGATGTGACACAAATGCATCCACATTAATAGGGTTAGATATATCTCCTCATCCGCAGTTATCTGAATATGCTGGACCCAGCAATGTTGAcaataaattaagatttaaaaaGACTGTAGCAAATAATAAGGCCGACACTTATGTAACGTCAGATGaagaaaatgccaaaaatgtaGTTTTGCCAATTTCGCGAACTGCTGTATTGGCCGCACCACTTATTCATCCTGCCAATACCGCTGTTATTACTGTGGCTAGTATGAATAGTGGTAGCTTATCAAACGCTTTGCCAGTAAGTGTTGTCGTGCAACAAAATCCACAAGTTGTTTCAACTTCACCACCGCCCTTAAGCTAtagtaacaaaataaatacgGCATCAGAAAGTAATTGCAATGGTCCTGGCGAAAAACGTATTGCTTGCCCTCAAAAAGGATGCTACAAGTTTTTTCGTGATAATTCAGCAATGCGTAAACATTTGCATACACACGGCCCGCGTGTTCATGTCTGTGCCGAGTGTGGAAAAGCTTTCGTTGAAAGTTCAAAACTGAAGCGCCATCAGCTGGTACATACGGGAGAAAAGCCATTTCAGTGCACATTTGAAGGTTGTGGAAAGCGTTTCTCGTTGGATTTTAATTTAAG aACTCATGTGCGAATTCATACGGGCGATCGGCCATACGTTTGTCCTTTCGATGGTTGTAACAAAAAGTTTGCACAGTCTACAAACTTGAAATCACATATTTTAACGCATGCCAAaactaa GCGAAGTTCTCTCGGTGGTAGTTGCAGTAATGTTAATAATGATTCCAGCAGCCCAGCACAGTTAGCTACTCAAAATCTTATAAAAGTTGAAATGAACGAAATTGATTCCAACTCCTCGTACGTTGTTTACactgattaa
- the LOC105223309 gene encoding polycomb protein PHO isoform X3 — MIATPSPLTVISTRKRGPVIKQLNPLTLSSNVGYQMSTIGAQHGDQHHRGEFRNNVALFNQREKYINKYELPQLHSAGGVTTSTCNTVCYKPVEIMEEPAKPRRWEQKQVQIKTMEGEFSVTMWASGNSDDDISNPDHEADYQDFISCEEQEVDEDCNIPDPVQGFVSTINSNDFQQEHLFHRQLIIQQHELHSSQVLVRNTVDSGDVSNPADDRCDTNASTLIGLDISPHPQLSEYAGPSNVDNKLRFKKTVANNKADTYVTSDEENAKNVVLPISRTAVLAAPLIHPANTAVITVASMNSGSLSNALPVSVVVQQNPQVVSTSPPPLSYSNKINTASESNCNGPGEKRIACPQKGCYKFFRDNSAMRKHLHTHGPRVHVCAECGKAFVESSKLKRHQLVHTGEKPFQCTFEGCGKRFSLDFNLRTHVRIHTGDRPYVCPFDGCNKKFAQSTNLKSHILTHAKTKRSSLGGSCSNVNNDSSSPAQLATQNLIKVEMNEIDSNSSYVVYTD; from the exons ATGATTGCAACTCCTAGCCCACTAACAGTAATATCTACACG GAAACGAGGACCTGTAATTAAGCAACTCAACCCACTTACATTGAGCAGTAATGTAGGTTATCAAATGAGTACAATTGGTGCACAACATGGTGATCAACATCATAGAGGTGAATTTAGGAACAATGTGGCATTATTTAATCAACGTGAAAAGTACATTAATAAGTATGAACTGCCACAATTGCATTCCGCTGGCGGGGTAACCACAAGTACATGTAATACTGTATGCTACAAACCTGTAGAAATAATGGAGGAACCTGCTAAACCACGTCGTTGGGAGCAGAAGCAAGTGCAAATAAAAACGATGGAAGGAGAATTTAGTGTAACCATGTGGGCTTCCGGGAATTCCGACGACGACATTTCAAATCCAGATCATGAGGCAGATTATCAAGATTTTATATCTTGTGAGGAACAAGAAGTGGATGAAGACTGTAACATTCCTGATCCTGTACAGGGATTTGTGTCTACTATCAATAGTAATGATTTCCAACAAGAGCACTTATTTCATAGGCAATTAATCATACAGCAACACGAGCTGCACTCCTCCCAAGTTTTGGTTCGGAATACAGTCGATTCTGGAGATGTATCAAATCCTGCAGATGATAGATGTGACACAAATGCATCCACATTAATAGGGTTAGATATATCTCCTCATCCGCAGTTATCTGAATATGCTGGACCCAGCAATGTTGAcaataaattaagatttaaaaaGACTGTAGCAAATAATAAGGCCGACACTTATGTAACGTCAGATGaagaaaatgccaaaaatgtaGTTTTGCCAATTTCGCGAACTGCTGTATTGGCCGCACCACTTATTCATCCTGCCAATACCGCTGTTATTACTGTGGCTAGTATGAATAGTGGTAGCTTATCAAACGCTTTGCCAGTAAGTGTTGTCGTGCAACAAAATCCACAAGTTGTTTCAACTTCACCACCGCCCTTAAGCTAtagtaacaaaataaatacgGCATCAGAAAGTAATTGCAATGGTCCTGGCGAAAAACGTATTGCTTGCCCTCAAAAAGGATGCTACAAGTTTTTTCGTGATAATTCAGCAATGCGTAAACATTTGCATACACACGGCCCGCGTGTTCATGTCTGTGCCGAGTGTGGAAAAGCTTTCGTTGAAAGTTCAAAACTGAAGCGCCATCAGCTGGTACATACGGGAGAAAAGCCATTTCAGTGCACATTTGAAGGTTGTGGAAAGCGTTTCTCGTTGGATTTTAATTTAAG aACTCATGTGCGAATTCATACGGGCGATCGGCCATACGTTTGTCCTTTCGATGGTTGTAACAAAAAGTTTGCACAGTCTACAAACTTGAAATCACATATTTTAACGCATGCCAAaactaa GCGAAGTTCTCTCGGTGGTAGTTGCAGTAATGTTAATAATGATTCCAGCAGCCCAGCACAGTTAGCTACTCAAAATCTTATAAAAGTTGAAATGAACGAAATTGATTCCAACTCCTCGTACGTTGTTTACactgattaa